One genomic region from Eublepharis macularius isolate TG4126 chromosome 18, MPM_Emac_v1.0, whole genome shotgun sequence encodes:
- the KLHL25 gene encoding kelch-like protein 25, with product MSVSVHENRKSRTSTGSMNILLFHKASHPDCVLSHLNTMRKHCMFTDVTLWAGNKSFPCHRAVLAASSQYFEAMFSNGLRESLGDEVNFHDSLHPEVLELLLDYAYSSKIIINEENAESLLEAGDMLQFHDIRDAAAEFLEKNLYPSNCLGMMMLSDAHQCRRLYELSCRMCLVNFEIVHGSEDFNTLSKDTLLDLISSDELEIEEEEKVFKAVMQWVKYDSDKRKVFLPELLKNVRLALLPSECLKEAVTYEELIVSEEQNKQILDEALQCKKKILQNDGVVTSPCARPRKAGHTLLILGGQTFMCDKVYQVDHKAKEIIPKADLPSPRKEFSACAIGCKVYITGGRGSENGVSKDVWVYDTVNEEWSKAAPMLIARFGHGSAELENCLYVVGGHTAVAGVFPASPSVSLKQVEKYDPIANKWTMVAPLRDGVSNAAVVSARLKLYVFGGTSIHRDMVSKVQCYDPAENRWTIKAQCPQPWRYTAAAVLGSQIFIMGGDTEFTAASAYRFDCETDQWTRIGDMTAKRMSCHALASGNKLYVVGGYFGTQRCKTLDCYDPTSDTWNCITTVPYSLIPTAFVSTWKHLPA from the coding sequence ATGTCGGTGAGCGTCCACGAGAACCGTAAGTCCCGAACTAGTACCGGTTCAATGAATATCTTGCTGTTCCACAAAGCCTCCCACCCAGATTGTGTCTTGTCACACTTGAACACCATGAGGAAGCACTGCATGTTTACGGATGTTACCCTCTGGGCTGGGAATAAGTCATTCCCGTGCCACCGTGCGGTGTTGGCGGCATCCAGCCAGTATTTTGAAGCAATGTTCAGCAACGGACTTCGCGAGAGCCTTGGAGACGAGGTGAATTTCCACGATAGCTTGCACCCGGAGGTGTTGGAGCTGCTTCTGGACTACGCGTACTCCTCCAAGATCATCATCAACGAGGAGAATGCGGAGTCCCTCCTGGAAGCTGGCGACATGCTGCAGTTCCACGATATTCGAGATGCCGCTGCGGAGTTTCTCGAGAAGAATCTGTATCCTTCCAACTGCTTGGGCATGATGATGCTATCGGACGCTCACCAGTGCAGGAGGCTCTACGAGCTCTCTTGCCGGATGTGCCTGGTCAACTTTGAGATAGTCCACGGGAGCGAAGACTTCAACACCCTCTCCAAGGACACGTTGCTAGACTTGATCTCCAGCGACGAACTGGAGatcgaggaggaggagaaggtctTCAAGGCTGTCATGCAATGGGTGAAATACGACTCGGACAAGCGGAAGGTTTTCCTCCCAGAACTGTTGAAGAATGTGCGTTTGGCCTTGCTGCCGTCCGAATGCCTCAAGGAAGCCGTGACCTACGAGGAGCTGATCGTCTCAGAGGAGCAGAACAAGCAAATTCTGGACGAGGCCCTTCAGTGCAAAAAGAAAATCTTGCAGAATGATGGGGTGGTCACCAGCCCTTGCGCCAGGCCTCGCAAAGCTGGACATACTTTGCTCATCTTGGGTGGACAGACGTTCATGTGCGATAAGGTCTACCAAGTAGATCACAAGGCAAAAGAGATCATTCCCAAAGCAGACCTGCCAAGTCCGAGAAAGGAGTTCAGCGCTTGTGCCATCGGTTGCAAAGTTTATATTACTGGTGGGAGAGGCTCAGAAAATGGAGTCTCAAAGGATGTCTGGGTTTACGACACTGTTAACGAGGAGTGGTCGAAAGCTGCCCCAATGCTTATAGCTCGGTTTGGACATGGTTCAGCGGAACTAGAAAACTGCCTTTATGTGGTTGGTGGCCACACTGCCGTGGCTGGAGTCTTTCCCGCTTCCCCGTCTGTTTCTCTGAAGCAGGTGGAAAAGTATGATCCCATTGCCAACAAATGGACTATGGTAGCCCCCTTGAGGGATGGCGTCAGCAATGCAGCGGTCGTAAGTGCGAGACTGAAGCTCTATGTCTTCGGTGGGACCAGTATTCACCGGGACATGGTATCCAAAGTCCAGTGCTACGATCCCGCAGAGAACCGGTGGACGATTAAAGCACAGTGCCCCCAGCCATGGCGGTACACGGCAGCTGCAGTCCTCGGCAGCCAGATTTTCATCATGGGTGGGGATACAGAGTTCACAGCAGCATCTGCCTATCGATTTGATTGTGAGACGGACCAGTGGACGCGGATCGGAGACATGACAGCCAAGCGGATGTCATGCCACGCTCTGGCCTCGGGGAACAAACTCTATGTGGTGGGCGGCTATTTTGGGACGCAAAGGTGCAAAACACTGGATTGTTATGACCCTACCTCCGACACGTGGAACTGTATCACGACGGTGCCTTACTCCCTCATCCCCACAGCGTTTGTCAGCACGTGGAAACACTTACCAGCCTGA